The Solanum lycopersicum chromosome 9, SLM_r2.1 genome window below encodes:
- the LOC138338522 gene encoding uncharacterized protein, which translates to MDKAINTQAQAAVPQSQSMMAQADWEVVPQENQQVTTMASCLRDFTRMNPPTFYGSKVEKECQEFIDEIYNILYAIGLTSSEKAELATYQLKDVPQAWHVQWRYNRTLRGGHYAPSFIFDPRDEINRFVTGVLDDLKDECHSSMLYDNMKIYHLIVHAQQVEEARAKRKSRDTKMAKSFDGGSSKGWLDIQHKPKFKKRVSNQVPSKCPKDRDERVSNPKPKNGRNTSSPTKKPTCEKCGKKNYGYCLRGTHNYFGCGKSGNKV; encoded by the exons GATTGGGAGGTTGTACCCCAAGAGAACCAACAAGTTACTACCATGGCCTCCTGTttgagggatttcactaggatgaatccccctactttctatgggtccaaggttGAGAAAGAATgccaagagttcattgatgaaatttaCAATATCCTCTATGCTATAGGGTTGACTTcaagtgagaaggccgagttagccacttaccaactcaaagatgtgccCCAAGCTTGGCATGTCCAATGGAGATATAATAGGACTTTAAGGGGTGGACat tatgctccttctttCATTTTTGACCCTAGAGATGAAATTAACCGCTTTGTGACGGGAGTGTTGGATGACTTGAAAGATGAATGCCATTCGTCTATGCTATATgacaatatgaaaatttatcatctcatcgttcatgctcaacaagtggaagaggcaagggctaagagaaagagtagagatACTAAGATGGCAAAGTCatttgatggtggttcttcaaagggttGGCTTGATATCCAACACAAGCCTAAGTTTAAGAAAagggtttctaatcaagttccttccaagtGTCCTAAGGATCGTGATGAGAGGGTGTCCAACCCTAAGCCTAAGAATGGAAGGAATACTAGTTCACCAAcaaagaagccaacttgtgaaaagtgtggcaagaagaaTTATGGTTATTGTCTTAGGGGAACACATAATtattttggttgtggtaaaagtgggAACAAGGTTTGA